The following coding sequences are from one Hyphomicrobiales bacterium window:
- the gyrA gene encoding DNA gyrase subunit A, whose product MSDIRSVSISGEMRKSYLDYAMSVIVSRALPDVRDGLKPVHRRILYAMQEAGYDWNKGYRKSARIVGDVIGKYHPHGDQSVYDALVRMAQPFSMRLQLIDGQGNFGSIDGDPPAAMRYTEVRLARPAHSLTEDLDKDTVDFQENYDNTESEPTVLPARYPNLLTNGAGGIAVGMATNIPPHNLGEVIDACTAMIDDPEIDLEQLMEIMPGPDFPTGGLILGRTGIRNAFATGRGSIIMRGKVDIEEVRKDRHALIVTEIPYQVNKSSMIEKIAELVREKRIEGIGDIRDESDRDGIRVVIELKRDAVAEVVLNQLYRFSALQSTFGANMVALNGGKPEQMNLMDMLSAFISFREVVITRRTKFLLAKARDRAHVLAGLAIAVANIDEVIKLIRSAPDPATARAQLMERAWPVGDIRPLIELIADPRYMVSEEGTYTLSETQARAILDLRLQRLTALGRDEIGDELHKIADEIRDYLEILGSRARIRSIIKDELADVRELFATPRRTEITESDADFEDEDLIAREDMVVTVSHAGYIKRVPLSTYRAQRRGGKGRSGMSTRDEDFVTRIFVANTHTPVLFFSSDGQVYRQKVWRLPLSAPQARGKALVNILPLSQGERITSILPLPEDEESWADLDVVFCTNVGSVRRNKLSDFQRINRNGKIAMKLDEGMSILSVDVCTDQDDLLLTTAMGQAIRFPVADLRVFQSRDSTGVRGINLADGDKVIGMSVLRHYDATPAQRAEYIKRRRLMEGEVDDAPMDEEDTSEGSAELTEADYVAMSAAEEFILAISENGYGKRSSSFEYRVSGRGGKGITAMAVTQRNGPIVASFPVEHSDQIMIVSNGGQLIRVPVEGIRIAGRATQGVTVFNVGSDDTVVSVERVSEPEDEDSDEGIDGVTDPDASGPESDSQDEPPSDPDGT is encoded by the coding sequence ATGAGCGACATTCGCTCCGTCTCCATTTCCGGTGAAATGCGCAAATCCTACCTCGATTACGCCATGAGCGTGATCGTCTCGCGTGCGCTTCCGGACGTGCGTGACGGCCTGAAACCTGTCCACCGGCGCATCCTCTACGCCATGCAGGAAGCTGGTTACGACTGGAACAAGGGCTACCGGAAATCGGCGCGCATCGTCGGCGACGTCATCGGTAAGTATCACCCGCATGGCGACCAGTCGGTCTACGATGCGCTTGTCCGGATGGCGCAGCCCTTTTCCATGCGCCTGCAACTCATCGATGGGCAAGGTAATTTCGGCTCCATCGACGGCGACCCACCGGCCGCGATGCGTTACACCGAGGTGCGTCTGGCGCGACCGGCCCATTCGCTGACGGAAGACCTCGACAAAGACACCGTCGATTTCCAAGAGAATTACGACAACACCGAGTCTGAGCCGACGGTTCTACCGGCGCGCTATCCCAATTTGCTGACCAATGGGGCCGGCGGCATTGCGGTCGGCATGGCGACCAACATACCGCCGCATAATCTCGGCGAAGTGATCGACGCCTGCACGGCGATGATCGACGATCCGGAGATCGATCTTGAGCAACTGATGGAGATCATGCCGGGCCCGGATTTTCCAACCGGCGGGCTGATTCTGGGTCGTACCGGCATTCGCAATGCCTTTGCGACCGGTCGCGGATCGATCATCATGCGCGGCAAGGTCGATATCGAAGAGGTCCGCAAAGACCGTCATGCGCTGATCGTCACCGAAATTCCCTACCAGGTGAACAAATCTTCGATGATCGAGAAGATCGCCGAGCTTGTGCGCGAAAAGCGCATTGAGGGCATCGGGGACATTCGCGACGAATCCGATCGTGATGGCATTCGTGTGGTGATCGAGTTGAAGCGCGATGCCGTCGCCGAAGTGGTGCTCAATCAGCTTTACCGCTTCTCCGCGCTGCAATCGACGTTCGGCGCCAACATGGTGGCGCTCAACGGCGGCAAGCCTGAACAGATGAACCTGATGGACATGCTGTCCGCGTTCATCAGTTTCCGCGAAGTGGTCATCACGCGGCGCACCAAGTTCCTGCTCGCCAAAGCGCGTGACCGGGCGCATGTCTTGGCCGGCCTTGCGATCGCGGTCGCCAATATCGATGAAGTGATCAAGCTCATCCGTTCTGCGCCTGACCCGGCAACAGCGCGCGCGCAACTCATGGAGCGCGCCTGGCCGGTGGGCGATATTCGCCCATTGATCGAGTTGATTGCTGATCCGCGTTACATGGTGAGCGAAGAGGGCACCTACACGCTTTCCGAAACACAGGCGCGCGCCATTCTTGATCTGCGCCTTCAGCGCCTTACAGCGCTCGGCCGCGATGAAATCGGCGATGAACTCCACAAGATCGCCGATGAAATCCGCGATTATTTGGAAATCCTCGGTTCGCGTGCCCGTATCCGCTCGATCATCAAGGATGAGCTGGCCGATGTACGTGAGCTATTCGCGACACCAAGACGGACGGAAATCACCGAAAGTGATGCCGATTTTGAGGATGAAGACCTCATCGCCCGCGAAGATATGGTCGTCACCGTCAGCCATGCCGGCTACATTAAGCGCGTGCCGCTTTCGACCTATCGGGCGCAGCGCCGCGGCGGCAAAGGTCGCTCCGGCATGTCGACGCGCGATGAGGATTTCGTCACCCGCATCTTTGTCGCCAATACCCACACGCCGGTGCTGTTCTTCTCCTCCGACGGCCAGGTCTATCGCCAGAAGGTCTGGCGTCTGCCGCTTTCGGCGCCCCAGGCCCGCGGCAAGGCTCTCGTGAACATCCTGCCACTGTCTCAAGGCGAGCGGATCACCTCGATCCTGCCATTGCCGGAAGATGAGGAAAGCTGGGCTGATCTGGATGTGGTGTTCTGCACCAATGTCGGGTCGGTGCGTCGCAACAAACTGTCCGATTTCCAGCGAATCAATCGCAATGGCAAGATCGCCATGAAGCTTGATGAGGGGATGAGCATTCTCTCGGTCGACGTTTGTACCGATCAGGACGATTTGCTGCTCACCACGGCCATGGGGCAAGCTATCCGCTTCCCGGTTGCGGACCTGCGTGTTTTCCAGTCGCGCGACTCCACCGGTGTGCGCGGTATCAATCTGGCCGATGGCGACAAAGTGATCGGCATGTCGGTGCTCCGTCACTATGACGCAACGCCCGCTCAGCGCGCTGAATACATCAAGCGCCGCCGCCTGATGGAAGGCGAGGTCGACGATGCACCGATGGATGAAGAAGACACCTCGGAAGGTAGCGCCGAGTTGACCGAAGCCGATTACGTCGCCATGTCGGCTGCCGAAGAGTTCATCTTGGCCATTTCTGAAAACGGCTACGGCAAGCGCTCATCGAGCTTTGAATATCGGGTATCCGGACGTGGCGGCAAAGGGATCACTGCCATGGCAGTCACCCAGCGCAATGGACCGATCGTCGCCTCATTCCCGGTCGAACACTCCGACCAGATCATGATCGTCTCCAATGGCGGTCAGCTCATCCGCGTGCCGGTTGAAGGTATCCGCATTGCCGGTCGTGCAACCCAGGGTGTGACGGTCTTCAATGTCGGCTCCGATGACACGGTGGTGTCTGTTGAGCGGGTGTCCGAACCGGAGGATGAGGATTCCGACGAGGGGATCGATGGTGTCACCGATCCCGACGCTAGCGGACCTGAATCTGATTCACAGGATGAACCGCCGAGCGACCCTGACGGCACCTGA
- a CDS encoding MarC family protein codes for MLDFVSNAFVTLLVTIDPIGLAPLFVTLTRGMDKGERREVAVRGCLIGFCILLVFGLSGQAFLDALGISLSAFRIAGGILLFWLAFEMVFEKRTERRDNAATRAIDKDHIKNIAVFPLAIPLMAGPGAIAAMVLLSHEAQELAGWTGTGALVGVLTVIILACLTVFLLAGRIERMLGNTGRIILTRLLGVILSALAVQFIADGVTQLVVAANQVVL; via the coding sequence ATGCTTGATTTTGTCTCCAACGCCTTCGTCACGCTGCTCGTGACCATCGACCCAATCGGGCTTGCGCCCCTGTTCGTGACGCTGACGCGCGGCATGGACAAGGGCGAGCGGCGCGAGGTGGCGGTCCGCGGTTGCCTCATCGGCTTCTGCATTTTGCTGGTGTTCGGATTGAGCGGCCAAGCGTTTCTCGATGCGCTGGGCATCAGCCTGTCGGCCTTTCGCATTGCGGGCGGCATTTTGCTGTTCTGGCTTGCCTTCGAAATGGTGTTCGAGAAACGCACTGAGCGGCGTGACAATGCAGCGACACGCGCCATCGACAAGGATCACATCAAGAACATAGCCGTCTTCCCGCTGGCCATTCCCTTGATGGCCGGACCAGGTGCGATCGCGGCCATGGTGCTTCTGTCTCACGAGGCGCAGGAACTAGCCGGCTGGACCGGCACGGGGGCGTTGGTCGGTGTTCTGACTGTCATCATCCTGGCGTGTTTGACGGTGTTCCTGTTGGCCGGGAGGATTGAACGGATGCTCGGCAACACCGGGCGGATCATTCTAACCCGGTTGCTCGGCGTGATCCTTTCAGCGCTGGCCGTTCAGTTCATCGCCGATGGCGTGACGCAGTTGGTTGTCGCCGCCAATCAAGTGGTGCTCTAG